The Vidua macroura isolate BioBank_ID:100142 chromosome 9, ASM2450914v1, whole genome shotgun sequence genome has a window encoding:
- the UROD gene encoding uroporphyrinogen decarboxylase isoform X1, whose product MAGGAVGKHPDPAQSPKGFPRLKNDTFLRAARGEETEHTPVWCMRQAGRYLPEFRETRASQDFFATCRSPKLCCELTLQPLRRFPLDAAIIFSDILVVPQALGMEVVMVPGKGPTFTEPLKEVEDLLKLRQKVDVTAELGYVFQAITLTRHSLEGKVPLIGFSGAPWTLMSYMIEGGGSTTMAKAKSWLYRHPEASHRLLRLLADVIIDYLVGQVAAGAQALQLFESHAGHLGPELFQDFALPYIRDIAQAVKSKLKEEALPLVPMIIFAKDAHYALRDLAHAGYEVVGLDWTIRPQEARAQIGKDVTLQGNLDPCALYAPKEKIGELVKKMLESFGTQRYIANLGHGLYPDMNPEHVGAFVEAVHAHSRHINKHS is encoded by the exons ATGGCAGGAGGGGCCGTGGGGAAGCATCCCGACCCCGCACAGAG CCCCAAAGGCTTCCCTAGACTGAAGAATGACACGTTCCTGCGCGCGGCGCGCGGGGAGGAGACGGAGCACACCCCGGTGTGGTGCATGCGGCAGGCAGGGAGGTACCTGCCAG AGTTTCGGGAGACACGTGCATCACAGGATTTCTTTGCCACTTGCCGGAGCCCCAAATTGTGCTGTGAGCTGACTCTGCAG CCACTAAGACGATTCCCCCTGGATGCTGCCATCATCTTCTCTGACATCTTGGTGGTGCCCCAG gcgcTGGGCATGGAGGTTGTCATGGTCCCTGGCAAAGGACCCACGTTCACAGAGCCCCTGAAGGAGGTGGAGGATCTGCTGAAACTTCGACAGAAGGTGGATGTCACCGCAGAGTTAGGTTATGTCTTCCAGGCCATCACACTGACACGACACAGCCTGGAGGGCAAGGTGCCCCTCATCGGCTTCTCGGGGGCACCG TGGACGCTCATGTCCTACATGATTGAAGGTGGTGGCTCCACTACAATGGCCAAGGCCAAGAGCTGGCTCTACCGTCACCCCGAGGCAAGCCACCGTCTGCTGCGCCTGCTGGCTGACGTTATCATTGACTACCTGGTGGGGCAggtggctgctggagcacag gcacTCCAGCTGTTTGAGTCCCATGCAGGGCATCTGGGCCCAGAGCTGTTTCAGGACTTTGCCCTGCCTTACATCCGGGACATTGCCCAGGCTGTCAAGAGCAAGCTGAAGGAGGAGGCACTGCCCCTGGTGCCCATG atCATCTTTGCCAAGGATGCACACTATGCCCTGCGCGACCTGGCCCACGCTGGTTACGAGGTCGTTGGTCTCGACTGGACCATCCGGCCCCAAGAAGCTCG tgcaCAGATAGGAAAAGATGTTACCCTGCAAGGGAACCTGGATCCGTGTGCTCTCTATGCACCCAAG GAGAAGATTGGCGAGCTGGTGAAGAAGATGCTGGAGAGTTTTGGGACCCAACGCTATATTGCCAACCTGGGCCACGGCCTCTACCCTGACATGAACCCTGAACATGTGGGTGCCTTTGTGGAAGCTGTGCATGCTCATTCTCGTCATATCAACAagcacagctga
- the UROD gene encoding uroporphyrinogen decarboxylase isoform X3: MAAPKGFPRLKNDTFLRAARGEETEHTPVWCMRQAGRYLPEFRETRASQDFFATCRSPKLCCELTLQPLRRFPLDAAIIFSDILVVPQALGMEVVMVPGKGPTFTEPLKEVEDLLKLRQKVDVTAELGYVFQAITLTRHSLEGKVPLIGFSGAPWTLMSYMIEGGGSTTMAKAKSWLYRHPEASHRLLRLLADVIIDYLVGQVAAGAQALQLFESHAGHLGPELFQDFALPYIRDIAQAVKSKLKEEALPLVPMIIFAKDAHYALRDLAHAGYEVVGLDWTIRPQEARAQIGKDVTLQGNLDPCALYAPKEKIGELVKKMLESFGTQRYIANLGHGLYPDMNPEHVGAFVEAVHAHSRHINKHS, from the exons ATGGCAGC CCCCAAAGGCTTCCCTAGACTGAAGAATGACACGTTCCTGCGCGCGGCGCGCGGGGAGGAGACGGAGCACACCCCGGTGTGGTGCATGCGGCAGGCAGGGAGGTACCTGCCAG AGTTTCGGGAGACACGTGCATCACAGGATTTCTTTGCCACTTGCCGGAGCCCCAAATTGTGCTGTGAGCTGACTCTGCAG CCACTAAGACGATTCCCCCTGGATGCTGCCATCATCTTCTCTGACATCTTGGTGGTGCCCCAG gcgcTGGGCATGGAGGTTGTCATGGTCCCTGGCAAAGGACCCACGTTCACAGAGCCCCTGAAGGAGGTGGAGGATCTGCTGAAACTTCGACAGAAGGTGGATGTCACCGCAGAGTTAGGTTATGTCTTCCAGGCCATCACACTGACACGACACAGCCTGGAGGGCAAGGTGCCCCTCATCGGCTTCTCGGGGGCACCG TGGACGCTCATGTCCTACATGATTGAAGGTGGTGGCTCCACTACAATGGCCAAGGCCAAGAGCTGGCTCTACCGTCACCCCGAGGCAAGCCACCGTCTGCTGCGCCTGCTGGCTGACGTTATCATTGACTACCTGGTGGGGCAggtggctgctggagcacag gcacTCCAGCTGTTTGAGTCCCATGCAGGGCATCTGGGCCCAGAGCTGTTTCAGGACTTTGCCCTGCCTTACATCCGGGACATTGCCCAGGCTGTCAAGAGCAAGCTGAAGGAGGAGGCACTGCCCCTGGTGCCCATG atCATCTTTGCCAAGGATGCACACTATGCCCTGCGCGACCTGGCCCACGCTGGTTACGAGGTCGTTGGTCTCGACTGGACCATCCGGCCCCAAGAAGCTCG tgcaCAGATAGGAAAAGATGTTACCCTGCAAGGGAACCTGGATCCGTGTGCTCTCTATGCACCCAAG GAGAAGATTGGCGAGCTGGTGAAGAAGATGCTGGAGAGTTTTGGGACCCAACGCTATATTGCCAACCTGGGCCACGGCCTCTACCCTGACATGAACCCTGAACATGTGGGTGCCTTTGTGGAAGCTGTGCATGCTCATTCTCGTCATATCAACAagcacagctga
- the UROD gene encoding uroporphyrinogen decarboxylase isoform X2 codes for MEGGERLLPKGFPRLKNDTFLRAARGEETEHTPVWCMRQAGRYLPEFRETRASQDFFATCRSPKLCCELTLQPLRRFPLDAAIIFSDILVVPQALGMEVVMVPGKGPTFTEPLKEVEDLLKLRQKVDVTAELGYVFQAITLTRHSLEGKVPLIGFSGAPWTLMSYMIEGGGSTTMAKAKSWLYRHPEASHRLLRLLADVIIDYLVGQVAAGAQALQLFESHAGHLGPELFQDFALPYIRDIAQAVKSKLKEEALPLVPMIIFAKDAHYALRDLAHAGYEVVGLDWTIRPQEARAQIGKDVTLQGNLDPCALYAPKEKIGELVKKMLESFGTQRYIANLGHGLYPDMNPEHVGAFVEAVHAHSRHINKHS; via the exons ATGGAGGGTGGCGAGCGGCTCCT CCCCAAAGGCTTCCCTAGACTGAAGAATGACACGTTCCTGCGCGCGGCGCGCGGGGAGGAGACGGAGCACACCCCGGTGTGGTGCATGCGGCAGGCAGGGAGGTACCTGCCAG AGTTTCGGGAGACACGTGCATCACAGGATTTCTTTGCCACTTGCCGGAGCCCCAAATTGTGCTGTGAGCTGACTCTGCAG CCACTAAGACGATTCCCCCTGGATGCTGCCATCATCTTCTCTGACATCTTGGTGGTGCCCCAG gcgcTGGGCATGGAGGTTGTCATGGTCCCTGGCAAAGGACCCACGTTCACAGAGCCCCTGAAGGAGGTGGAGGATCTGCTGAAACTTCGACAGAAGGTGGATGTCACCGCAGAGTTAGGTTATGTCTTCCAGGCCATCACACTGACACGACACAGCCTGGAGGGCAAGGTGCCCCTCATCGGCTTCTCGGGGGCACCG TGGACGCTCATGTCCTACATGATTGAAGGTGGTGGCTCCACTACAATGGCCAAGGCCAAGAGCTGGCTCTACCGTCACCCCGAGGCAAGCCACCGTCTGCTGCGCCTGCTGGCTGACGTTATCATTGACTACCTGGTGGGGCAggtggctgctggagcacag gcacTCCAGCTGTTTGAGTCCCATGCAGGGCATCTGGGCCCAGAGCTGTTTCAGGACTTTGCCCTGCCTTACATCCGGGACATTGCCCAGGCTGTCAAGAGCAAGCTGAAGGAGGAGGCACTGCCCCTGGTGCCCATG atCATCTTTGCCAAGGATGCACACTATGCCCTGCGCGACCTGGCCCACGCTGGTTACGAGGTCGTTGGTCTCGACTGGACCATCCGGCCCCAAGAAGCTCG tgcaCAGATAGGAAAAGATGTTACCCTGCAAGGGAACCTGGATCCGTGTGCTCTCTATGCACCCAAG GAGAAGATTGGCGAGCTGGTGAAGAAGATGCTGGAGAGTTTTGGGACCCAACGCTATATTGCCAACCTGGGCCACGGCCTCTACCCTGACATGAACCCTGAACATGTGGGTGCCTTTGTGGAAGCTGTGCATGCTCATTCTCGTCATATCAACAagcacagctga